CTCTCACCCCGACATTTTTTTTCTCCTGACCAAATATGTCTTCAATAATATTTACAGCCATCACTTAGGATAATCCCTTGAGTGCTGAGAGGATTTGAACCTCCGGCCTCACCGTCCCGAACGGCGCGCGCTAGCCTCTGCGCTACAGCCCGAAATAAAGAAAGGAAATGCCCTTTCGCAAGGGCATTTCCATTTTTTTGCGGAAGCGACGGGCCTCGAACCCGCGATCTCCGGCTTGACAGGCCGGCGCGATAACCAACTTCGCTACGCCTCCGTTCAATGGCGTACTTTAACGATCTCAAGACTGATTGTCAACACCTGCAGGAAAGAAGGTTATGAATATAGTATTTTATTAAAAAAGTACTAGATATCAAAACACCATTATTACTGATACGATTCCTCTATCTACTAAGTTGACAGGTATACCCTTTCATGGTAATTTTTCGTTGCTTTCAATAATTAATATAGTTATAAGGACGACTTATGTCTCAAATGGAAAAAAAAGTTTCAACCATTTCAAATTCTGAGAAAGAAAGGAATGATAAATCCCGCAAACGTCAGAAAAAATTGATGACTGGAACGATCGTTATACTGGTTTTCACCATAATCAGTTTTGTATTAGTCCCTGCCATGGCCGGTTCAAGCAGAAATAGCGGCTCAATGGTTTTTGGAAAATATGGTGGGAAAATGATTAGCTTCAAGCAGGGAAATTATTTTTCTCAGCAGGTTGAATCAGTTAACAATATGTACAGAGACTCCATGGGTGGTACAGGAAACGTAGATTTCCTTCGACAGTTGATCTGGCGTTCTGCTTTCAATCAGACAGTTGTTCGTACCGCAATTCTTGAAGAGATGAATGTGTCCGGTATGAATGTGTCTTCCACACGCATCGACCGCGGGATCGTCGAGAGTGGTATGTTCAGCAGTAACAACCGTTTTGATGAAACTGCATATTTGAACACCACAGCGACCAGACTCAAGGAGATCAGAACCTCTCTTGCAGAGGATCTAACAGTACAAACCTATTATCTTGATACTATTTACAACCAGAAAAGGTCGTCCCAGATGATGGATTTCCTTCTGGATATGGGAAACCCTGAAAAAAACTTTGCCTACGCCAGCTTTCCCTACTCTTCTTTTCCCGAAGAGCAGATCAAAGCCTATGGAAATGAAAATGCCAAACTTTTTGAAGAAATATCCCTGAAAAGGATAACGATAAAATCGAAAGAAGACGAAGCAGCCACAATCCTGAAAAAACTGGAAGCAGGTGAACAGTCTTTTGAAGATCTAGCCAAGACCTATTCCAAAGATTCCTATGCTGAAGACGGCGGAACCATGGGATCTACCTTTAAATATACTCTTCTGTCTTTTCTGAATGAAGAACAGGCAAGTTCTGTCATGTCATTAGCCAGTGGAACACACAGCACCCTGATCAATTCGGATGGCAGCTGG
This sequence is a window from Oceanispirochaeta sp.. Protein-coding genes within it:
- a CDS encoding peptidylprolyl isomerase, with protein sequence MSQMEKKVSTISNSEKERNDKSRKRQKKLMTGTIVILVFTIISFVLVPAMAGSSRNSGSMVFGKYGGKMISFKQGNYFSQQVESVNNMYRDSMGGTGNVDFLRQLIWRSAFNQTVVRTAILEEMNVSGMNVSSTRIDRGIVESGMFSSNNRFDETAYLNTTATRLKEIRTSLAEDLTVQTYYLDTIYNQKRSSQMMDFLLDMGNPEKNFAYASFPYSSFPEEQIKAYGNENAKLFEEISLKRITIKSKEDEAATILKKLEAGEQSFEDLAKTYSKDSYAEDGGTMGSTFKYTLLSFLNEEQASSVMSLASGTHSTLINSDGSWYIFMAETAATSPDFSSVALISTIRSYMEREEVGIIEDFLMGKAEEMALLAHTSNLSEAAAQFGSESGETGFIAPVYGSVPFIVNSPGNKKDSSLLSAAAFSDEFFEKVFVLKTPGETSQPMVLDRSVVVFSLLEEQKGFSYPDEYKDYIRTELGNELSQYKQSQLQNIFMASPKFKDNFTSTYNRVFTES